CCAAAGGTTGTCTTACCGAACCGGAAATCACATTCGCAGATGGATCACCCGCGGGAAGCTTCAGGATTCGGCTTGTCCCCTGAAGCTTTTCAGAAGGGAAGTAGCGGATAGCTTGTATTTTTTCAAGGGGATGCACCGCTTTATATCGACAATGGCGCAGATGAACGGATTTTCAGTCATTGAGGTGTCAGTCAGCTACCGAAAACGAAGAAACGGCGGACCTGGCCCCCATGCTCTGAAAAATATTTTTGCGGGATGTATGGATGCCATGGTGGTTCGCTGCCTTAGCAAGCGAATGGTCCGTTACAAAATCAGGAAAGTGCAGCAGTTTTCAAACTGAGTGTCGACAGCTGGATTCCGATAGGAATGCGAGGAGAGAGAAAAGTGGCAAAATGGTTGTTTAAGCTCGGAAGTTGGACGGGTTCAAATAGTAAAAAGGTGATTACGGCTTTTATATTGCTCATGGCCCTATTGGGCGCACTGATCCTGAGTATGGGCACGGCGTTAAGTGAGGATGTTTCCATACCGGGGACCGAATCGGAAAAGGCCATGACTATTTTGCAGGAACAATTTACAGGCGGCGAACAGAAAGGGCAAGTCAACATTGTTTTTAAAGCTCCCGCAAATGAAACTTTGGATTCGGGAAAAAACAAAGCGGTGATTAGCGACCTGCTTGCAAAGATCCAGGGAGATCAGGCGATTATTTCCGTCGCAACGCCGTATGAGCTTGGGAATATTAACCTGGATAGACACATTGGTTATTTCTGTCGTTATGTATAATTCTTCCGCGGATCACGTGTCTCAAGCGTCCAAAGACAGGGTGGAAGACAGCTTGAAGCTGACAAGGGAACAAGGCATGGAGACAGGGTTAGGCGGGACTGTGAAATTTCAACAAACCAAAGCAGGCGGAGGACCGGGAGAAGTTTTGGGCATAGCCATAGCTTATGTGATATTGGCGTTTACTTTTGCTTCCTTGCTTGTGGCGGGAATGCCCATACTTATCGCACTACCCGTTCTTCCATTTGAATCTCGGACTCCCTGACGATGGGAATAAGCCGTATGAAACGGCGGAGAGACAAGGGTACGATTTGCTAACGGAAGCGTATGGAGCCGGATTTCATTTTACATTAGTCGTGATTGCGG
This Paenibacillus sp. JZ16 DNA region includes the following protein-coding sequences:
- a CDS encoding MMPL family transporter: MAKWLFKLGSWTGSNSKKVITAFILLMALLGALILSMGTALSEDVSIPGTESEKAMTILQEQFTGGEQKGQVNIVFKAPANETLDSGKNKAVISDLLAKIQGDQAIISVATPYELGNINLDRHIGYFCRYV